The following proteins are encoded in a genomic region of Desulfosporosinus youngiae DSM 17734:
- the trsM gene encoding DVU_1556 family methyltransferase: MNNDIFKLYESDLLRQTTGDTLRPGGVYLTDLGVNFCNFPPDARVLDVGCGSGATVERLVSRYQLQAIGLDPSEVLLERGRTKNPDLNLIRGVGEDLPFPADRMDGIFAECALSLMEGLDQALKEIFRVLKPGGWFVVNDVYARNPDGLESLQELKLESCIRRALPKESLMDKLTERGFKIVHWCDHTNLLTQLTVNLIMTHGSMTEFWLKSTSCSGSVDPNLAQAAIKKAKMGYFQMIAKKDTVTVREG, encoded by the coding sequence GTGAATAATGATATTTTTAAGTTGTATGAAAGTGATCTTTTACGCCAGACGACGGGTGATACCTTAAGACCAGGGGGAGTTTACTTAACTGACTTAGGCGTGAACTTCTGTAATTTCCCCCCCGATGCCAGGGTCTTAGATGTAGGCTGCGGCAGTGGAGCAACGGTTGAACGCTTGGTTTCACGTTATCAGCTCCAGGCTATAGGCTTAGATCCTTCAGAGGTGCTGTTAGAGAGAGGAAGAACGAAAAATCCGGATCTGAACCTGATCCGGGGGGTTGGTGAGGATCTGCCCTTTCCGGCTGACCGGATGGACGGGATATTCGCAGAATGTGCCTTATCCCTTATGGAGGGCTTAGATCAGGCTCTAAAGGAGATTTTCAGGGTACTCAAACCGGGTGGATGGTTTGTTGTTAATGATGTGTACGCCCGCAATCCTGACGGTCTGGAATCCCTTCAGGAACTCAAACTGGAATCCTGTATCAGAAGAGCATTACCCAAGGAATCGTTAATGGATAAGCTTACCGAACGGGGGTTTAAGATCGTTCATTGGTGTGATCATACCAACCTATTGACCCAACTAACGGTTAACCTAATCATGACTCATGGCTCAATGACTGAGTTTTGGCTTAAGTCCACTTCATGCTCAGGCTCAGTTGATCCTAACCTTGCCCAGGCAGCGATTAAAAAAGCGAAGATGGGTTATTTTCAAATGATTGCCAAAAAGGATACTGTCACAGTTAGAGAGGGATAG
- the trsS gene encoding radical SAM (seleno)protein TrsS — MDESLVSATESLCPECLRRIPAQRVVQGERVYLMKRCPEHGDYRTLLWRGSPQWDLWVRPTIPTPPKECFTQVEKGCPFDCGLCENHYKTTCTALIEVTQRCNLNCRFCFANAGTELDEPSLEVIEGWYKNVLAASGPVNIQLSGGEPTLRNDLPEIVEMGRALGFEFIQLNTNGLRLAEDPIFLNRLKEAGLSSIFLQFDGTEDKIYQSIRGRSLLDIKVKAIESCAQHEIGVVLVPTIIPGINTHNIGGIIKFGLKNPAVRGVHFQPVSYFGRIPKEPLDQDRITLPEVIRAIEEQTEGLIKAENLKPHNGRCSFSGNFTRQADGALKPIASSSCCTGPERADELARKTRTFVARQWSGVEKLAIQSPGQPSGANSWDSLIQQLKTYAFSISGMAFQDVWNLDIHRLRNCCIHVVSPEGKLIPFCIYNLTDKFGHSIYRKGR; from the coding sequence ATGGACGAATCTTTGGTTTCCGCAACAGAGAGTTTGTGCCCGGAATGTCTGAGAAGGATTCCCGCTCAGAGAGTGGTTCAGGGAGAACGGGTATATCTTATGAAACGCTGCCCCGAGCACGGGGACTATCGAACCTTGCTTTGGCGCGGCAGTCCTCAATGGGACCTATGGGTCAGGCCGACGATCCCAACCCCGCCAAAAGAGTGTTTTACCCAAGTTGAGAAAGGCTGTCCCTTTGATTGCGGGTTATGTGAAAACCATTATAAGACGACTTGTACGGCATTGATAGAGGTTACCCAGCGTTGTAATCTAAATTGCCGGTTTTGCTTTGCCAATGCCGGAACCGAGCTTGACGAGCCTTCCCTGGAAGTCATCGAGGGATGGTACAAAAACGTCCTTGCCGCCAGCGGTCCGGTCAATATCCAGCTATCCGGAGGGGAACCGACCCTCAGAAACGACTTGCCGGAAATTGTAGAAATGGGCAGAGCGCTGGGTTTTGAATTTATCCAGTTAAACACGAACGGCTTACGGTTGGCCGAAGACCCTATTTTTCTGAACAGATTGAAAGAGGCTGGACTTAGCTCGATATTTTTACAATTTGACGGTACTGAGGACAAGATTTATCAGTCGATCCGGGGACGCAGTCTTTTAGATATTAAAGTTAAAGCGATAGAGTCTTGTGCTCAACATGAGATCGGTGTTGTGTTAGTGCCAACTATAATACCAGGGATAAACACGCACAATATCGGAGGAATCATTAAGTTTGGCCTAAAGAATCCTGCTGTCAGAGGTGTACACTTTCAACCTGTAAGTTATTTCGGAAGAATTCCCAAAGAGCCCTTGGATCAAGACCGGATCACACTCCCGGAAGTCATCCGGGCGATCGAGGAACAGACAGAGGGCTTGATCAAGGCGGAGAATCTCAAACCCCACAATGGAAGGTGCTCTTTCAGCGGTAATTTTACCAGACAAGCCGATGGAGCTTTGAAGCCTATTGCCAGCAGTTCATGCTGTACCGGGCCGGAGCGGGCGGATGAGTTGGCAAGAAAGACACGGACCTTTGTAGCCCGGCAATGGTCAGGCGTAGAAAAATTAGCAATTCAGTCTCCCGGTCAGCCTTCCGGTGCCAACTCGTGGGACAGTCTGATTCAACAGCTGAAAACTTATGCATTTTCCATCAGTGGTATGGCCTTTCAAGATGTGTGGAATTTGGATATCCACCGCTTAAGAAATTGTTGTATTCATGTAGTAAGCCCTGAAGGTAAGTTGATTCCCTTTTGCATTTATAATCTAACCGACAAGTTTGGCCATTCGATTTATCGGAAGGGGAGATAG
- a CDS encoding DVU_1553 family AMP-dependent CoA ligase yields the protein MDINTTSLEPWIKQKITGDSSGLLTRKQIEEYQLARLQETLSWATGKSRFYRHLYSGSDCKISSLQDLAKLPFTTSKDLRDNPLDFLCVSQNDVNRIVTLQSSGTTGKPKRLFFTEEDQELTIDFFQHGMLTLVKPGDNVLIMLPGEITGSVGDLLRLGLARAGVTGIVHGLVTNPEETIKQIKRDNIDVLIGIPTQVLSLARVKDSQGCSPALNLKSVLLSTDYVPQAIVQELERTWGCKVFNHYGMTEMGLGGGLECEGFCGYHLREADLYVEIIDPYSGRPVVDGQPGEIVFTTLTRSAMPLIRYRTGDMSKFIPGPCACKTVLKRLALIKSRDRVYLNQTDYLTMSDFDEVLFALDEVLDFEITLTDGLQRGENQLQLDVRLKGIINWEVQKKIHRALDNIQVVRDARQSGRLRVCFYLQSSTGVTFRKSTAKRQIQDERGSVSGVG from the coding sequence GTGGACATCAACACCACCTCGCTGGAGCCTTGGATAAAGCAAAAAATTACGGGAGATAGTTCAGGTTTGTTAACCCGGAAACAAATCGAGGAGTATCAATTGGCAAGACTGCAGGAAACTCTCAGCTGGGCAACCGGTAAAAGCCGGTTTTACAGACATTTATATTCAGGGTCAGATTGCAAGATATCAAGTTTACAAGATCTGGCGAAACTGCCCTTCACCACATCCAAAGATTTGAGGGATAACCCTCTCGACTTCTTGTGTGTATCCCAAAATGATGTCAACAGAATCGTCACATTACAGAGCTCAGGCACAACGGGTAAACCCAAACGCCTGTTCTTTACTGAAGAGGATCAAGAATTGACAATTGATTTCTTTCAGCATGGAATGTTAACCTTGGTAAAGCCCGGAGACAACGTCTTAATCATGTTGCCTGGAGAAATAACAGGAAGTGTCGGAGATTTACTGCGCTTGGGTTTAGCAAGAGCGGGAGTAACAGGAATTGTCCACGGGCTGGTCACAAACCCTGAGGAAACCATAAAACAAATTAAACGGGATAATATAGATGTTTTGATTGGTATACCTACTCAAGTATTGAGTTTAGCGAGGGTTAAAGATTCCCAAGGCTGTTCTCCGGCTCTAAACTTGAAAAGTGTTCTGCTAAGTACGGATTATGTACCCCAGGCTATTGTCCAGGAACTGGAAAGAACTTGGGGATGTAAAGTGTTTAATCACTATGGTATGACTGAGATGGGGCTGGGCGGCGGACTGGAATGTGAGGGTTTCTGTGGTTATCATCTCAGAGAAGCGGACCTCTATGTCGAAATTATTGATCCTTATTCCGGACGGCCCGTTGTGGATGGGCAGCCAGGGGAGATAGTATTTACAACGTTGACCAGATCAGCGATGCCTTTGATTCGTTATCGCACAGGCGACATGTCAAAATTTATTCCAGGACCCTGTGCCTGCAAAACGGTACTAAAGCGACTTGCGCTGATAAAGTCGAGAGACCGGGTTTACCTGAACCAGACGGATTACCTCACCATGTCGGACTTCGATGAGGTTCTGTTTGCCCTTGATGAGGTTCTGGATTTCGAGATAACCCTAACAGATGGTCTGCAAAGGGGAGAAAATCAGCTGCAGCTTGATGTCCGGCTAAAAGGCATAATTAACTGGGAAGTGCAAAAGAAAATTCATCGGGCTCTTGATAATATCCAAGTAGTACGAGATGCCAGACAGAGCGGCAGATTGAGAGTATGCTTTTATCTTCAATCAAGCACTGGTGTAACATTCAGAAAAAGTACAGCTAAACGTCAGATTCAAGACGAGAGGGGGAGCGTCTCGGGTGTTGGCTAA
- a CDS encoding DVU_1551 family NTP transferase produces the protein MLANAEDQQGKDSLAAIILAAGYSFRMKQFKPLLELGGSTVLEQAVHSFLDRGIKDIRVVVGHRANELYPVLERLGVKAIYNANFPDGMFSSVCAGAKSLAPEVSGFFLLPVDNPLVSKRTIETLQSSFFSTKFGIIYPSHQGERGHPPLISRRYVEEALVWKKPGGMRAFLEEYEHDALDVEVFDPGILLDMDTLRDYHKMLNYCGDTQVPSEEECYAIIKRADTPVKVVNHSKQVAQLSCAIGRCLIRSGYPMNIDLIKAAALLHDLAKGKSNHALVGAGMLANYPEVAEIVADHMDIRLNSDQSITEKEVVYLADKLIIEDQIISLQNRFMGPLEQYKHDQEAFRRIRQRLSNAESVLARIEQLIKMPLHDLWKADLGGQI, from the coding sequence GTGTTGGCTAATGCAGAGGATCAACAGGGGAAAGATTCATTAGCGGCAATTATTCTTGCCGCAGGATACTCTTTTCGAATGAAACAGTTCAAGCCGCTTTTAGAGTTGGGCGGGAGTACTGTTTTGGAACAAGCTGTACACAGTTTTCTAGACAGAGGAATAAAGGATATACGGGTCGTGGTTGGGCATCGGGCAAATGAGTTGTATCCTGTCCTGGAAAGACTAGGAGTTAAAGCCATTTATAACGCTAATTTTCCCGATGGAATGTTTTCCTCAGTTTGCGCGGGGGCTAAAAGCTTAGCTCCCGAGGTATCTGGCTTTTTTCTCTTACCTGTGGATAATCCGCTGGTTAGCAAGCGAACCATAGAAACCCTTCAGAGCTCTTTCTTTTCAACGAAATTTGGTATAATCTATCCGTCCCACCAGGGAGAGAGAGGACACCCCCCCTTGATTTCCAGACGTTATGTGGAAGAGGCCCTAGTTTGGAAGAAACCAGGTGGAATGAGGGCATTTCTAGAGGAATATGAGCATGATGCACTCGATGTCGAAGTTTTTGACCCGGGTATTTTGCTTGACATGGATACACTGAGGGACTACCATAAGATGTTAAACTATTGTGGAGATACCCAGGTGCCCTCGGAAGAAGAATGCTATGCTATAATCAAACGTGCGGACACTCCAGTAAAGGTGGTAAATCACAGCAAGCAGGTTGCTCAACTGAGCTGCGCCATAGGGCGTTGTCTTATCAGATCGGGTTATCCAATGAACATTGACTTAATCAAGGCGGCCGCGCTGTTACACGACCTGGCCAAAGGTAAATCCAACCATGCGTTAGTTGGAGCCGGAATGCTCGCAAATTATCCTGAAGTGGCAGAAATTGTAGCTGACCATATGGATATTCGTTTGAACTCTGACCAATCTATCACAGAAAAAGAAGTTGTCTATTTGGCAGATAAGCTTATTATAGAAGACCAAATCATTTCGCTTCAGAATAGATTCATGGGTCCTCTGGAACAGTATAAGCATGATCAGGAGGCCTTTAGGAGGATCAGACAGCGGTTGAGTAATGCAGAGAGCGTTCTGGCAAGAATAGAACAATTAATAAAGATGCCTTTACACGACCTTTGGAAGGCGGATCTAGGGGGACAAATCTAA
- a CDS encoding XdhC family protein, producing MEKEVYLGLIKAFDLKQAVALITITGVRGSTPRKPGAKMLVFPDGTTVGTIGGGCGEAEARREALNVLASRSSKIHHLNMTADIAQDEGMVCGGIMELFIDYLDAHSPENETCLIKDYLSAQEDTAAPVLVTVIEAFEESLIGKKMFVKNNGEVVGDLGAEELSKVALESAKVGGKGYRPLLVSLDSRFEPCDTAKTKPAFRFLVEPPTTVVKLLILGAGHIALPLATMAKIVGYEVSVVDDRPSFANSSRFPTADAVICDDFERAIDGIKINSQTFVVIITRGHRYDKVCLRKVINQPASYIGMIGSRKRVKALIAELVEEGVPSELLQDLHSPIGLKIGAETPEELAVSILGELISVQRELDQSGRLR from the coding sequence ATGGAAAAAGAAGTATACCTGGGACTAATAAAGGCATTTGACCTAAAACAGGCTGTGGCCCTGATTACAATAACCGGTGTACGAGGCTCGACTCCCCGTAAGCCGGGAGCAAAAATGCTGGTATTCCCGGATGGGACGACGGTTGGCACTATCGGTGGCGGATGTGGTGAGGCTGAGGCTAGACGAGAGGCCTTGAATGTATTAGCATCTCGAAGTTCTAAGATCCATCATTTGAATATGACCGCAGACATTGCCCAAGATGAGGGCATGGTTTGCGGGGGGATTATGGAATTATTCATAGATTATTTGGATGCTCATAGTCCTGAGAATGAGACTTGTCTCATCAAGGATTATCTGTCCGCTCAGGAAGATACCGCAGCCCCTGTTCTGGTAACAGTAATTGAAGCCTTTGAGGAAAGCCTAATAGGTAAAAAAATGTTCGTTAAGAATAATGGAGAGGTTGTAGGAGATCTTGGTGCTGAAGAGCTGAGTAAAGTTGCCTTGGAGAGTGCTAAAGTGGGAGGCAAAGGATACCGGCCCTTATTAGTCAGTTTGGATTCCCGGTTTGAACCGTGTGATACTGCAAAAACCAAACCGGCATTCCGTTTTTTGGTGGAGCCGCCAACGACTGTTGTAAAATTACTTATTTTAGGTGCGGGACATATTGCTCTCCCCCTGGCGACAATGGCCAAAATCGTGGGGTATGAGGTCTCGGTAGTCGATGATCGTCCATCCTTTGCCAATTCCAGCCGGTTTCCCACTGCTGATGCCGTTATATGCGATGATTTTGAACGGGCTATAGATGGGATCAAGATCAATTCCCAAACCTTTGTGGTTATTATTACCAGGGGGCATCGATATGACAAAGTATGTCTGCGTAAAGTGATTAATCAACCCGCCTCGTATATTGGCATGATTGGCAGCCGCAAACGGGTTAAGGCCTTGATCGCCGAATTGGTGGAAGAGGGAGTACCCAGCGAATTATTGCAAGATCTGCATTCTCCGATCGGCCTGAAAATTGGGGCGGAAACTCCTGAAGAATTAGCCGTGAGCATCCTCGGCGAACTGATTAGCGTGCAAAGGGAGTTGGATCAAAGTGGCAGATTACGATGA
- the cobC gene encoding alpha-ribazole phosphatase: MDEKLIYLVRHGDIGLGREKRYIGQSDLPLSDLGKKQAILLKEMFGRVPLDNIYCSDLERAKQTAEIIALNHQIIPAVHAELRELYMGDWEGRLFSEIKLKFPEQYQERGRTIAKFHSPQGESFSDCSRRVIPFFDSLIQSGQSTLLIIGHAGINRVILCHVLGIPLEYVFRIEQSYGCVNLISLKGSEYRVNYLNYNYNV; the protein is encoded by the coding sequence ATGGATGAAAAACTTATCTATTTAGTTAGGCACGGCGATATAGGTTTAGGAAGAGAAAAACGCTATATCGGTCAATCGGACCTGCCTTTAAGCGACCTAGGGAAGAAACAGGCTATCCTGTTGAAGGAGATGTTTGGCCGCGTACCCTTAGACAACATCTATTGCAGTGATTTAGAGAGAGCTAAGCAAACGGCTGAAATCATCGCGTTGAATCATCAGATCATTCCTGCTGTTCATGCGGAATTGCGAGAATTATATATGGGTGATTGGGAGGGAAGATTGTTTTCCGAAATTAAACTTAAGTTTCCTGAACAATACCAAGAACGCGGCAGAACTATTGCAAAGTTTCACTCTCCGCAGGGAGAAAGCTTTTCTGACTGTTCCCGAAGAGTAATCCCTTTCTTTGATAGTCTTATACAATCTGGTCAATCTACCTTATTAATTATAGGACATGCCGGCATAAACAGAGTTATTCTATGCCATGTTCTGGGGATACCTTTAGAGTACGTCTTTCGTATTGAACAAAGTTATGGTTGTGTAAATCTAATCAGTCTGAAAGGTTCCGAGTATCGTGTGAACTATCTAAATTATAATTATAACGTGTGA
- the speD gene encoding adenosylmethionine decarboxylase, which produces MANSLGRHVLAEIYGCSFDILNDREKVEALMVNAALEAGAEVREVVFHKFSPQGVSGVVVISESHLAIHTWPELGYAAVDVFTCGDSVNPWDACNYLTDHFEAGHMTATEMKRGIVDESKEAVNL; this is translated from the coding sequence TTGGCAAATTCTCTTGGACGTCATGTGTTGGCTGAAATCTATGGGTGCAGTTTCGACATTTTAAATGATCGTGAGAAGGTCGAAGCACTGATGGTCAACGCAGCTCTGGAAGCTGGTGCCGAGGTTCGTGAGGTAGTATTCCATAAGTTTAGTCCTCAAGGGGTGAGCGGGGTTGTAGTGATTTCTGAATCACACCTAGCCATCCATACGTGGCCAGAACTCGGATACGCGGCAGTAGACGTCTTCACGTGCGGGGACAGTGTCAATCCCTGGGATGCCTGCAATTATTTAACCGACCATTTTGAAGCAGGGCATATGACAGCGACGGAAATGAAGCGTGGTATTGTTGACGAATCAAAGGAAGCGGTAAATTTATAG
- a CDS encoding UbiA-like polyprenyltransferase yields the protein MYKLKVFFEMIKLEHTIFALPFAYLGGFLAANGVPPAMKLLWITLAMVGARTAAMSLNRLIDRHIDARNPRTAQRALPAGQLRVKEVYVYTVLSFLLLGFSAYQLNLLALWLMPIAVFFLVLYSYTKRFTWACHLVLGISLGLAPAGAWIGVTGHWALAPVLLGLGVMTWVAGFDVVYACQDVEFDRQEGLHSIPAVFGVQRGLEISAFLHIIAPLFFIAVGVVMSMSWLYYVGVAVAIVLLFRQHRLVSANDLSKLGVAFFDLNGYLSILLFVFSVLDLILLN from the coding sequence ATGTATAAACTAAAAGTGTTCTTCGAAATGATTAAATTAGAACATACAATTTTCGCCTTGCCCTTTGCTTATTTAGGAGGTTTCTTAGCTGCCAACGGTGTTCCGCCTGCTATGAAACTTCTTTGGATAACTCTGGCTATGGTAGGAGCCAGAACGGCTGCAATGTCTTTAAATCGTCTGATTGACCGGCATATTGATGCGCGTAATCCCCGAACGGCGCAGAGAGCTTTGCCGGCGGGCCAGTTAAGAGTAAAAGAAGTATACGTATATACTGTACTATCCTTTCTATTATTGGGTTTCTCAGCTTATCAACTTAACCTCTTGGCTTTATGGCTGATGCCGATCGCGGTTTTTTTCCTGGTCTTATATTCTTATACGAAACGGTTTACGTGGGCCTGTCATTTAGTGTTAGGGATTTCATTGGGCTTGGCGCCGGCAGGTGCCTGGATTGGGGTAACGGGTCATTGGGCTTTAGCGCCTGTTCTTTTAGGGTTGGGGGTCATGACTTGGGTTGCCGGTTTTGATGTTGTTTATGCCTGTCAAGATGTAGAGTTTGACCGTCAAGAAGGATTGCACTCCATACCGGCTGTTTTTGGAGTTCAAAGGGGCTTAGAGATTTCGGCGTTTCTGCATATTATCGCTCCCCTTTTCTTTATTGCTGTCGGTGTGGTCATGTCTATGAGTTGGCTCTATTATGTGGGTGTTGCGGTAGCTATTGTGTTACTTTTTCGCCAGCATCGCCTTGTTTCAGCAAATGACTTATCAAAGCTTGGAGTTGCTTTCTTTGACCTCAATGGTTATTTAAGCATCTTGCTTTTTGTCTTTTCGGTTTTGGATTTGATTTTATTGAACTGA